In Bacillus sp. FJAT-45037, the following are encoded in one genomic region:
- a CDS encoding sugar ABC transporter ATP-binding protein has protein sequence MNLKMKQISVEFPGVKALDHAYFETDTGSVHALIGANGAGKSTLVKVLSGVYTDYIGEIVIDEKNVTIRSPKEAQELGIQIVSQEVDTALVPNLTVAENILLNNLVANKDKTIMMNWKNVHKQASDVLESLHVNLSTKTLVSELTLAEKQMVLIARAIITDCKFLILDEPTAPLSIGETKELFRIVRELKQKDVGVIFISHRLPELFEICDQITVMRNGAFISNEAIKDTKVKRVVEHMLGEKLEEQFPDRVNLAGDIMFQAVNLSDGDKVKEVSLSVRCGEIIGIAGLVGAGKTELCKLLFGANPKKLGEMTLKGKSLTLSSPSNAVKEGIAFVPEERRKEGVLVDETVVTNLSASSIDHFLKVFSFLDFKREKAKAREMINALGIITPNAEALVKNLSGGNQQKVAIGKWLVSDADLYIFDEPTKGVDVGAKKDIFNLIAELAKNGKSVIYASCELSEVIGITDRVYVMYDGKISKELVTKMTNEEELLYLSTGGK, from the coding sequence ATGAATTTAAAAATGAAACAGATTTCAGTTGAATTTCCTGGAGTTAAGGCGCTTGATCATGCATATTTTGAAACTGATACAGGCTCAGTGCATGCCTTGATAGGTGCTAATGGGGCTGGTAAATCCACTTTAGTGAAGGTACTTTCTGGCGTATATACCGATTATATCGGAGAAATTGTCATCGATGAAAAAAACGTAACTATTCGTTCTCCTAAAGAAGCACAAGAGCTAGGCATTCAAATCGTTTCTCAAGAAGTCGATACAGCTCTCGTGCCAAATTTAACGGTCGCTGAAAATATTCTGTTAAACAACCTTGTTGCCAATAAAGACAAGACAATAATGATGAATTGGAAGAACGTTCATAAACAAGCTTCGGACGTTTTAGAGTCACTTCATGTTAACTTATCAACAAAAACCCTTGTAAGTGAATTAACACTGGCAGAAAAACAAATGGTACTAATCGCTCGAGCCATCATAACAGATTGCAAATTCTTGATATTAGATGAACCGACAGCTCCATTAAGCATTGGAGAGACGAAGGAATTGTTTCGAATTGTAAGAGAGCTAAAACAAAAGGATGTCGGTGTAATTTTTATCTCGCACCGACTACCTGAACTTTTTGAGATTTGTGATCAAATTACAGTTATGCGTAATGGGGCTTTTATTTCAAATGAAGCAATTAAAGATACGAAGGTAAAAAGAGTAGTAGAACACATGCTAGGTGAAAAATTAGAAGAACAATTTCCAGACAGGGTAAATCTGGCGGGAGACATTATGTTTCAGGCTGTGAACCTCTCAGATGGAGATAAGGTGAAAGAAGTATCGCTTTCTGTAAGATGTGGCGAGATCATTGGAATAGCAGGACTGGTTGGTGCAGGGAAAACAGAGCTTTGTAAGTTGTTATTTGGTGCAAATCCGAAGAAATTGGGAGAAATGACTTTAAAGGGGAAATCTCTTACTCTCTCTAGCCCATCGAACGCAGTTAAGGAAGGGATCGCTTTTGTCCCTGAGGAGCGAAGAAAAGAAGGCGTGCTAGTAGATGAAACAGTTGTAACGAATTTATCTGCCTCGAGCATCGATCATTTCTTAAAAGTCTTTAGCTTCTTAGACTTCAAACGAGAGAAAGCGAAGGCTCGAGAGATGATTAACGCGTTAGGAATAATAACACCGAATGCAGAAGCGTTAGTAAAGAATTTATCAGGTGGCAATCAACAAAAAGTAGCCATTGGTAAGTGGCTGGTCTCAGATGCCGATCTTTACATTTTTGATGAACCGACCAAAGGTGTGGACGTAGGGGCGAAGAAAGATATCTTTAACTTAATTGCGGAACTTGCTAAAAATGGAAAGTCTGTTATTTACGCTTCTTGTGAGCTTTCTGAAGTAATTGGAATTACTGATCGTGTCTATGTTATGTATGACGGGAAAATTTCTAAAGAATTAGTGACAAAAATGACGAATGAAGAGGAACTCTTATACCTCTCTACTGGAGGGAAATAG
- a CDS encoding 2,3-diketo-5-methylthiopentyl-1-phosphate enolase: MSQIIATYLVHDRKEDLQKKAESIALGLTIGSWTHLPALEKSQLQKHKGEVVSVEVLEESAESARFFKEARTIGLIKIAYPAANFSPDLPAILTTIFGKLSLDGEVKLVDIQLHSELESSFPGPQYGIDGIRELLQVHDRPLLMSIFKGMIGKDLEEFNKQLTEQIIGGVDLVKDDEILFENDLTPFEKRIQAGSDILTDAYERTGERKLYAVNLTGRTSDLKNKAKKATELGASALLFNVFAYGLDVLQELAEDPDVTIPIMAHPAVSGALTQSSLYGFSNKVLLGKLLRLAGADLVLFPSPYGSVALDPKETSDIASALTEKSTLKKAFPVPSAGIHPGLTSLLINDFGIDSVINAGGGVHGHPSGAIAGAQAFRDAIDGVVAGRTLSDTAEGSLPLAQALQLWGQPS; encoded by the coding sequence ATGAGTCAAATTATAGCAACGTATCTAGTTCATGATCGTAAAGAAGACTTACAAAAGAAAGCTGAATCAATTGCACTTGGCCTAACGATTGGTTCTTGGACACACCTCCCTGCCCTTGAAAAAAGTCAGCTCCAAAAGCACAAAGGTGAGGTTGTAAGTGTAGAAGTCCTTGAAGAAAGTGCAGAATCCGCTCGCTTCTTTAAAGAAGCACGAACAATAGGATTGATAAAGATTGCCTACCCTGCAGCAAATTTCAGTCCAGACCTTCCCGCAATCTTAACGACGATCTTTGGAAAGTTATCTTTAGATGGTGAAGTGAAACTAGTCGATATCCAACTTCATAGTGAATTAGAATCGAGTTTCCCCGGTCCGCAATATGGCATCGATGGAATTAGAGAGCTCCTTCAAGTTCATGACCGCCCTTTACTTATGAGCATCTTTAAAGGAATGATAGGCAAAGACCTTGAAGAATTCAATAAACAATTAACCGAACAAATTATAGGTGGTGTCGACCTTGTCAAAGATGATGAGATCCTATTTGAAAATGATCTCACTCCTTTTGAAAAACGAATTCAAGCCGGATCAGATATTTTGACAGATGCCTATGAGCGTACAGGCGAAAGAAAACTATACGCCGTCAATTTAACAGGAAGAACATCTGACTTGAAAAACAAAGCAAAAAAAGCGACAGAACTCGGAGCCAGTGCACTATTATTTAATGTATTTGCCTATGGTTTAGATGTTTTGCAAGAGCTCGCTGAAGATCCCGATGTCACAATTCCAATCATGGCCCACCCAGCTGTTTCTGGTGCGCTGACTCAGTCGTCTTTGTATGGATTCTCTAACAAAGTCTTGCTTGGGAAACTCTTGCGTTTAGCTGGAGCAGACCTTGTTTTATTTCCATCTCCATATGGAAGTGTTGCACTTGATCCAAAAGAAACTTCTGATATCGCTTCAGCTCTAACAGAAAAAAGCACACTAAAGAAGGCGTTTCCTGTTCCATCAGCCGGGATTCATCCAGGTCTAACTTCACTTCTCATCAACGATTTTGGAATTGATTCAGTTATTAATGCGGGAGGTGGCGTTCATGGTCATCCGAGTGGAGCCATTGCAGGTGCTCAAGCATTCCGAGATGCTATTGATGGTGTAGTAGCTGGTCGTACTTTATCAGACACGGCGGAAGGTTCCTTGCCATTAGCCCAGGCATTACAGTTATGGGGGCAACCTTCATGA
- a CDS encoding sugar ABC transporter substrate-binding protein, with protein sequence MRKGNWVRSWFIASVSAVLLVGCGSGNEVSQVQEDVHLEGVPERFATGEGARVKVIRKIGGDDHTAQFLAGVKEEGEAIGFDVDVFTANGDTARYHDAIAQAIDDNFDGLILSHGDDAATVDAVKRAVEEGIEVVTFDSIQELATIEGVTLTSQDDEELASLALDQLVEDFNGEANILYLWVDGFPPMVRRNNVYQTVLTDNPSLNELERFGVAAEDTSMQTQNAVSAMLNKYPKGEIDAIFATWDAFAIGAARAIEEAGRNEIAIYGIDVSNADLQVMQQENSAWKYTAAVDPKLIGAINLRILAKKLAGEETPQFYDLEANLISRDELLEGSGDINMVSLGEVISGWGQSDEFEEDWIKTLKAHYE encoded by the coding sequence GTGAGAAAAGGAAATTGGGTAAGATCATGGTTCATTGCGTCAGTGTCAGCAGTTCTATTAGTTGGGTGCGGAAGTGGGAACGAAGTAAGCCAGGTGCAAGAAGATGTACATCTTGAAGGTGTGCCGGAACGATTTGCAACTGGAGAGGGAGCAAGAGTGAAAGTTATTAGAAAAATTGGTGGAGATGATCACACTGCCCAATTTTTAGCAGGTGTAAAAGAAGAAGGGGAAGCGATCGGCTTTGATGTTGATGTGTTTACAGCGAATGGCGATACTGCTAGATATCATGATGCCATCGCTCAAGCAATCGATGATAACTTTGATGGGTTGATCCTTTCTCACGGTGATGATGCCGCGACAGTGGATGCTGTAAAGCGTGCAGTAGAAGAAGGGATTGAAGTCGTTACCTTTGACTCAATCCAAGAGTTGGCAACGATTGAAGGTGTGACACTAACTTCTCAGGATGATGAGGAATTGGCATCACTCGCTTTAGATCAGCTCGTCGAAGACTTTAACGGGGAAGCGAACATTCTTTATTTATGGGTAGACGGCTTTCCACCAATGGTTAGAAGAAATAATGTCTATCAAACGGTGTTAACTGATAACCCAAGTTTGAATGAACTTGAACGATTTGGAGTAGCTGCAGAAGATACATCAATGCAAACACAAAATGCCGTCTCAGCTATGTTGAACAAGTATCCAAAAGGAGAAATTGATGCAATTTTTGCAACTTGGGATGCTTTTGCTATTGGTGCTGCTCGCGCGATTGAAGAAGCGGGTCGAAATGAAATTGCCATTTACGGAATTGATGTATCAAACGCTGATTTACAAGTAATGCAGCAAGAAAATAGTGCGTGGAAATATACAGCTGCAGTAGATCCAAAGCTTATCGGAGCAATTAACCTACGTATTTTAGCGAAAAAGCTAGCAGGGGAAGAAACACCACAGTTTTATGACTTAGAAGCGAACCTGATCTCCCGTGATGAACTACTTGAAGGAAGTGGGGATATCAACATGGTTAGTCTTGGAGAGGTGATTTCTGGTTGGGGTCAGTCAGATGAATTTGAAGAAGATTGGATTAAAACACTAAAAGCTCATTATGAATAA